From the Perca flavescens isolate YP-PL-M2 chromosome 21, PFLA_1.0, whole genome shotgun sequence genome, one window contains:
- the pvalb9 gene encoding parvalbumin 9, translating to MSLTSILSAEAIENAVKDCQAPETFCYKKFFQLCGLSSKTPQEVKDVFLILDEDNSGFIEESELKYFLQRFVPGARTLTEAETKNFISAADDDSDGKIGAEEFQTMVLS from the exons ATGTCACTCACCTCAATTCTTTCAGCTGAGGCCATTGAAAATGCTGTCAAGGACTGTCAAG CTCCGGAGACATTCTGCTACAAAAAGTTCTTCCAGCTGTGTGGCCTGTCCTCAAAGACGCCCCAGGAAGTCAAAGACGTCTTCCTGATCCTTGATGAGGACAACAGCGGCTTCATTGAGGAGTCTGAGCTCAA gtACTTTCTGCAGAGGTTTGTCCCCGGGGCGCGGACACTGACTGAGGCAGAAACCAAGAACTTCATCTCAGCAGCTGATGATGACAGTGATGGCAAAATTGGAGCAGAGG
- the pvalb3 gene encoding parvalbumin 3, whose protein sequence is MALAASLKEADITAALAACQAADSFKHKEFFVKVGLTAKSPEDIKKAFAIIDQDKSGFIEEDELKLFLQNFSASARALTDAETKAFLKAGDVDGDGMIGMDEFATMVKG, encoded by the exons ATGGCATTGGCAGCATCTCTGAAAGAGGCTGACATCACTGCAGCCCTCGCAGCTTGCCAAG CTGCTGACTCTTTCAAGCACAAGGAATTCTTTGTCAAGGTTGGCCTGACTGCCAAGAGCCCCGAAGACATCAAGAAGGCCTTCGCCATCATTGACCAGGACAAGAGTGGCTTCATTGAGGAGGATGAGCTGAA GCTGTTCCTGCAGAACTTCTCTGCCTCCGCCAGAGCTCTGACCGACGCTGAGACCAAGGCCTTCCTCAAGGCCGGTGACGTTGATGGCGACGGCATGATCGGAATGGATG AGTTTGCCACCATGGTCAAGGGTTAA
- the LOC114547787 gene encoding parvalbumin, thymic: protein MSITDFLAASDITSAINACKAKDSFSPKMFFKTVGLSKKTPTEIERVFKILDQDKSGFIEQDELQLFLQNFSKGARLLTAAETRGFLLEGDSDGDGKIGREEFSALVKSS, encoded by the exons ATGTCTATCACCGACTTTCTCGCAGCATCAGACATAACTTCGGCTATTAACGCTTGTAAAG CGAAGGATTCCTTTAGCCCCAAGATGTTTTTCAAAACAGTGGGTTTATCCAAGAAAACTCCAACAGAGATCGAGAGGGTCTTTAAGATTTTGGACCAGGACAAAAGTGGCTTTATAGAACAGGATGAGTTACA GCTGTTCCTGCAGAACTTCTCCAAAGGAGCGAGGCTCCTGACTGCAGCTGAGACCAGAGGTTTCCTGCTGGAGGGAGACTCGGACGGAGACGGGAAGATCGGCCGGGAAG AGTTTTCTGCGCTGGTCAAGTCTTCATAA